In Zobellia roscoffensis, the following are encoded in one genomic region:
- the rpiA gene encoding ribose-5-phosphate isomerase RpiA: protein MSAENEKWIAAIASAEYVKNGMLVGLGSGSTAAFMIAELGKRVAGGLIMKGVPSSDATARLAKQAGISLLSLDEAGTMDINIDGADEFDPQLQLIKGGGGALLREKILAHNSRFNIIIADSGKEVERLGKFQLPIETIPFATQTIIAELEHLDLQPKLRMKNDEVYKTDENNYILDVDIFQKDDLKELNTLLIQIPGVVETGLFLSSTDLVLVGQGNKVATFKK from the coding sequence ATGAGTGCTGAAAATGAAAAATGGATTGCGGCAATCGCGTCTGCGGAATATGTAAAGAATGGAATGCTAGTTGGTCTAGGTTCTGGGTCTACCGCGGCTTTTATGATTGCAGAGTTGGGGAAGAGAGTAGCAGGTGGACTCATTATGAAGGGTGTACCGTCATCAGATGCTACGGCCAGACTGGCAAAACAAGCAGGAATTTCCTTGCTTTCGTTGGATGAGGCGGGAACCATGGATATCAACATTGATGGAGCGGATGAATTCGACCCACAGCTACAGTTAATAAAAGGTGGAGGAGGAGCATTGCTTCGGGAGAAAATATTGGCACATAACTCAAGGTTCAATATAATTATAGCAGACTCGGGTAAGGAAGTAGAACGTTTAGGAAAATTTCAACTTCCCATAGAAACTATTCCTTTTGCAACCCAGACCATTATTGCGGAGTTGGAACATTTAGATTTGCAGCCTAAGTTGCGAATGAAAAACGATGAGGTGTATAAAACGGATGAGAACAATTACATTCTTGACGTTGATATTTTTCAAAAGGATGATTTAAAAGAATTAAATACGCTTCTTATTCAAATTCCTGGAGTCGTCGAAACAGGTCTTTTTCTGTCCTCTACGGATTTGGTTTTGGTAGGGCAGGGTAACAAGGTGGCAACATTTAAGAAGTAG
- a CDS encoding S1/P1 nuclease → MRKIVFFLFLITTLSNANDGEWSKTGHRTVGEVAQHHLSKKAKKALKKLLNGESLAHVSTFADEIKADRTYKEFSAWHYVNIPKGKDYADIEPSEHGDLITGINKCIEIIKDENSKKEDKVFYLKMLVHLIGDLHQPMHVGRFEDKGGNDIQLQWFNQGTNLHRVWDSNMIDDYGMSYTELASNLPEVSKEQVQTIQQGNIYDWVEESQEIANKLYDSVEVGEKLYYRYSYEWWSTVENQLQKGGLRLAKVLNELF, encoded by the coding sequence ATGCGAAAAATAGTATTCTTTCTGTTCTTAATAACAACGCTTTCTAACGCAAATGATGGTGAATGGTCTAAAACCGGACACCGAACAGTGGGCGAAGTTGCGCAGCACCATCTTTCTAAAAAAGCAAAGAAGGCCCTAAAAAAACTCTTGAACGGAGAGAGCCTTGCCCATGTATCTACGTTTGCAGATGAGATAAAAGCCGACAGGACTTATAAAGAATTCAGTGCGTGGCATTATGTGAATATTCCTAAAGGTAAAGATTACGCTGATATTGAACCCAGTGAGCATGGAGACCTAATAACAGGTATCAATAAGTGTATTGAAATTATAAAGGACGAGAACAGTAAAAAAGAAGACAAGGTTTTCTACCTTAAAATGCTGGTTCATTTAATAGGAGACCTGCATCAGCCCATGCACGTTGGCCGCTTTGAGGACAAAGGAGGGAACGATATTCAGTTGCAATGGTTCAATCAAGGAACAAATTTACATAGGGTGTGGGACTCTAATATGATTGACGATTATGGTATGAGCTATACTGAATTGGCATCTAACTTACCGGAAGTTTCAAAAGAGCAGGTACAAACTATTCAACAAGGAAATATTTATGATTGGGTTGAAGAGTCTCAAGAAATTGCAAATAAGTTGTATGATTCCGTAGAAGTGGGTGAGAAGTTATATTACCGCTACAGCTATGAGTGGTGGAGTACCGTTGAAAATCAGTTACAGAAAGGTGGGTTGCGTTTGGCCAAGGTATTGAATGAGCTTTTTTAG
- a CDS encoding DUF819 family protein: protein MTKPLLPAPLITDDTVVFGLLALCLGFIFYGSSKKTGFWSKFYGIVPGVLMCYLLPGILASTGIVAEKWETLSETGEIITHTSSLYYVASRYLLPAALVLMTLSIDLKAIMNLGSKALIMFLTGSAGIIIGGPIAILIVSIFSPDTVGGNDFDAIWRGLSTIAGSWIGGGANQAAMYEIFKYNPEKYGAMVLVDIVVANIWMAIILLGVGRTKQIDKWLKADTSAIETLKVKVTAFAEKITRVPTLKDYMMMLCFAFAATGIAHFFGNHMSTVLTNSFESVSDQKSFLSFLGSSFFWMVVIATAAGIALSFTKAKNYEGAGASKIGGMFIYLLVATIGMKMDLGKVLENPGLIAIGFIWISIHAGLLILVAKLIKAPFFFLAVGSQANVGGAASAPVVAAEFHPSLTSVGVLLAVFGYVVGTGGALLCAYLMEVASAL from the coding sequence ATGACCAAACCGCTTTTACCCGCTCCGCTAATTACTGATGACACTGTTGTTTTTGGACTTTTAGCACTCTGCCTAGGCTTCATTTTTTATGGCTCCTCTAAAAAAACAGGGTTTTGGAGTAAATTCTACGGTATTGTTCCTGGGGTGCTTATGTGTTATTTATTACCAGGTATTCTTGCCTCCACAGGTATTGTAGCCGAAAAATGGGAAACCCTAAGCGAAACAGGTGAAATCATAACCCACACGTCTAGTCTGTATTATGTAGCCAGCAGGTATTTGCTACCTGCAGCTTTAGTACTCATGACGTTGAGCATCGATTTAAAAGCGATTATGAACTTGGGTTCAAAAGCCTTGATTATGTTCCTAACGGGAAGTGCGGGAATTATAATAGGCGGACCTATTGCTATTTTAATCGTTTCTATTTTTTCTCCTGATACCGTGGGCGGTAATGATTTTGATGCTATTTGGAGGGGATTATCTACCATTGCCGGTAGTTGGATCGGTGGAGGTGCCAACCAGGCTGCCATGTATGAAATCTTTAAATATAATCCTGAAAAATACGGTGCCATGGTATTGGTAGACATTGTTGTTGCCAATATCTGGATGGCAATTATTCTCTTAGGCGTGGGCCGAACCAAACAAATTGACAAATGGCTCAAGGCTGATACCTCGGCTATTGAAACCCTAAAAGTAAAAGTGACCGCATTTGCTGAAAAAATAACCCGAGTACCGACGCTAAAGGATTATATGATGATGCTCTGTTTTGCTTTTGCGGCAACGGGTATTGCGCATTTCTTCGGTAATCATATGAGTACCGTACTGACCAATTCATTTGAAAGTGTAAGCGACCAGAAAAGCTTTTTGTCTTTCTTAGGCTCTAGTTTCTTTTGGATGGTGGTTATTGCCACAGCTGCCGGTATAGCTTTATCATTTACCAAAGCAAAAAATTATGAAGGTGCCGGAGCCAGTAAAATTGGTGGTATGTTCATTTACCTTTTGGTTGCGACCATAGGAATGAAAATGGACTTAGGAAAAGTTCTTGAAAACCCAGGGTTGATTGCCATTGGCTTTATATGGATTTCCATTCATGCGGGACTATTGATTCTTGTAGCCAAACTGATTAAAGCTCCTTTTTTCTTTCTAGCGGTTGGTAGCCAAGCCAATGTGGGTGGTGCCGCTTCTGCCCCAGTAGTGGCTGCGGAATTTCATCCGTCATTGACTTCCGTGGGGGTGCTTTTGGCTGTTTTTGGTTATGTAGTGGGTACTGGTGGTGCACTGTTGTGTGCTTATTTGATGGAGGTAGCTTCGGCACTTTAA
- a CDS encoding aldo/keto reductase, producing MIKNNSKTQIGLGMAALGRPEYINIDSSDRDKSEVAFRANAFKVLDAAYEKGVRYFDTAPSYGKGEAFLKDWNESRNHTDVVLGTKWGYTYVANWQLGYEGAHEVKEHSLAKLTEQWEVSQYLLPALEYYQIHSATFESGVLQNKPVLEKLLEIKRTTGLKIGISTSGPNQNEVIENALQIRINREVVFDSFQVTFNILEQATLPVLREVQLQGKKLIIKEALANGRVFPNTKYPQYQSLYIKLQALAERHQVGMDAIALRFVIDGLQPDYVLSGAADIMQLEQNLKANNFTLNKEELEQLRAEKVNSKAYWAERSKLSWG from the coding sequence ATGATCAAAAATAATTCCAAAACCCAAATAGGGCTGGGTATGGCCGCTTTGGGCCGGCCAGAATATATAAATATCGATAGCTCGGATAGAGATAAATCAGAAGTTGCTTTTAGAGCCAATGCTTTTAAAGTACTTGATGCGGCCTACGAAAAAGGGGTGCGCTATTTTGATACTGCACCTTCTTACGGTAAGGGTGAAGCATTTCTAAAAGACTGGAACGAGAGCCGTAATCACACAGATGTAGTTTTGGGAACCAAATGGGGCTATACCTATGTTGCCAACTGGCAACTGGGGTATGAGGGAGCTCACGAAGTAAAAGAGCATTCTCTAGCGAAGCTTACGGAACAATGGGAAGTATCGCAATACTTACTTCCCGCTTTGGAGTATTATCAAATTCATTCCGCGACTTTTGAGAGCGGTGTGCTTCAAAATAAGCCTGTTTTGGAAAAGCTCTTGGAAATAAAAAGAACAACCGGACTCAAAATAGGTATTTCTACAAGCGGACCAAATCAAAATGAGGTCATAGAAAACGCGTTGCAAATTAGAATAAACAGGGAAGTAGTTTTTGATAGTTTTCAGGTTACGTTCAATATATTGGAACAAGCTACTTTGCCGGTGTTACGAGAGGTACAATTGCAGGGAAAGAAACTCATAATTAAAGAAGCGCTGGCCAATGGTCGGGTATTTCCCAATACAAAGTATCCACAATATCAATCTTTGTATATAAAATTACAAGCGCTAGCAGAACGTCACCAAGTTGGTATGGATGCCATTGCGCTTCGTTTTGTTATAGATGGACTTCAACCGGATTATGTGTTGAGCGGTGCAGCAGATATCATGCAATTAGAACAAAATTTAAAAGCAAATAACTTTACCTTAAATAAAGAAGAACTAGAACAACTTAGAGCGGAAAAAGTAAATTCAAAGGCATACTGGGCAGAACGCAGTAAGTTGAGTTGGGGATAA
- a CDS encoding alpha-ketoglutarate-dependent dioxygenase AlkB family protein, translating to MESLFSDKVNLNLPDSNIIYYPNFIDQEEADGYFNVLRKETPWQQDDITVFGKTYAQPRLTALYGNNNRPYSYSKLVMTPHLFTAKLLNIKNKVETIAGVEFTTCLLNLYRNGQDSNGWHSDNEKELGENPIIASVTLGQERFFHLKHKSDKNLKQKILLKHGSLLLMKGTTQKHWLHQVPKTAKVIDERINLTFRIIA from the coding sequence ATGGAGAGTCTGTTTTCAGACAAAGTAAATTTAAACTTGCCAGATAGCAATATCATCTATTATCCAAATTTTATAGATCAGGAAGAGGCTGATGGTTATTTTAATGTACTGCGAAAAGAAACGCCCTGGCAACAAGATGATATTACCGTATTCGGTAAAACCTATGCGCAACCCAGACTTACCGCATTATATGGAAATAATAACAGACCCTACTCCTATTCAAAGCTGGTAATGACGCCTCATCTGTTTACGGCAAAACTTTTGAACATTAAGAATAAAGTTGAAACTATAGCAGGTGTAGAATTCACTACTTGTTTGCTTAACCTATATAGAAATGGACAAGATAGCAACGGCTGGCATTCCGATAATGAGAAAGAATTAGGTGAAAATCCTATTATTGCTTCTGTTACTTTAGGACAAGAACGTTTCTTTCACCTCAAACATAAAAGCGATAAAAACTTGAAACAGAAAATACTTTTGAAGCACGGTAGTCTTTTACTCATGAAAGGAACTACTCAGAAACACTGGTTGCATCAAGTTCCAAAAACGGCTAAAGTTATTGATGAGCGTATCAATCTAACGTTTAGAATTATTGCATAA
- a CDS encoding transglycosylase domain-containing protein — protein sequence MILKKIKSPFLKYAALAALSLVLFFFVFLISIYWGAWGKIPDKEELSDFQYQRASEVYTADSVLIGKFYLYDRQPIAFEAIPEHVLNALVAIEDERFYDHEGIDYQSLGRVAVKTVLMQDQSAGGGSTLTQQLTKNLYPRRDRKKANIVVDKVKEMFIASRLEDLYTKDEILTHYLNTVSFGDNTFGIESASLKFFNKQTRDLTVEQSAVLVGMLKATYGYNPRIFPERSLTRRNLVLLAMANNDYILAEQKDSLTDIPLKLDYRDFDNNAGLAPYFREEVRKQLLKWNDKQKEEGNEYNIYTSGLKVYTTLDYNMQYWAEDAMQDHMKSLQSSFEKSYGKNAPWLTNKKLIEKVVKNSEVYKKLKKQGLEHQQIIDSLSVKKEMTLTDWDGEKTIQGSSLDSITHYMKMLNTGSLGIDPKTGAVKTWIGGVDFEHFKYDHVAQSKRQVGSTFKPIVYTTALETGTLPCTYFSAEEVEYENLKGWTPSNSGKKDETYLNYSMEEALSHSVNTVAVKVLEKAGIQNVITMAKNMGIFSKLPEQPSLALGTGEIYLNELAGAYAGYVNNGKAVLPYLIEKITDRKDSVLTKFEPKRAKTTAFSEETRQIMVEMMKGTINRGTASRIRTSYKLNNDIAGKTGTTQNNKDAWFVAIMPKLVHVTWVGLDNHEIGFRSTSLGQGANAALPIFAKWMQEMNKHPSYNEITKAQFTPPNPATLEMLDCEPVKRDGFFKRLFKNPEKKKTKEFRKRN from the coding sequence TTGATTTTAAAAAAAATAAAGTCTCCATTTTTAAAATATGCCGCCCTAGCTGCACTTTCGCTAGTCCTATTTTTCTTTGTATTTCTAATCAGTATTTATTGGGGAGCTTGGGGTAAAATACCTGACAAAGAAGAACTATCTGATTTTCAGTATCAAAGAGCCTCAGAAGTCTATACAGCCGATAGTGTTCTTATTGGTAAGTTTTATTTATATGATCGGCAACCCATTGCATTTGAGGCTATACCTGAACATGTTTTAAACGCTTTAGTAGCTATTGAGGACGAACGTTTTTATGATCACGAAGGTATTGACTACCAAAGTTTGGGACGTGTTGCCGTAAAGACGGTATTGATGCAAGACCAATCAGCTGGTGGTGGTAGTACGCTAACACAACAGCTTACTAAAAACTTATATCCCCGAAGAGATAGAAAAAAGGCCAACATTGTGGTCGATAAAGTTAAGGAGATGTTCATTGCTTCGCGACTGGAAGACCTTTACACCAAAGATGAAATTCTTACCCATTACCTGAATACAGTTTCTTTTGGCGATAATACTTTTGGAATTGAAAGTGCCTCCCTCAAATTTTTCAATAAACAAACAAGAGATTTAACAGTAGAACAAAGTGCCGTTTTGGTCGGTATGTTAAAGGCCACCTATGGCTACAATCCTCGTATATTTCCAGAAAGGAGCCTTACCCGAAGAAACTTGGTACTTTTGGCCATGGCCAACAATGATTACATTTTAGCGGAACAAAAAGATAGTCTTACGGATATTCCCTTAAAATTAGATTATCGAGATTTTGATAATAATGCCGGATTAGCGCCTTACTTTAGAGAGGAAGTTAGAAAGCAACTGCTAAAGTGGAATGATAAACAGAAGGAAGAAGGAAACGAGTATAACATTTACACATCAGGATTAAAAGTATACACTACGCTTGATTACAATATGCAATACTGGGCGGAAGATGCTATGCAAGACCATATGAAGTCGCTTCAAAGTAGTTTTGAAAAGAGCTATGGTAAGAACGCTCCTTGGCTTACCAATAAAAAGCTGATTGAAAAAGTAGTCAAAAATTCAGAGGTCTATAAAAAACTGAAAAAGCAGGGTCTGGAGCACCAGCAAATCATAGATTCCCTTAGCGTAAAAAAAGAGATGACCTTAACCGATTGGGATGGAGAAAAAACCATTCAGGGCAGTTCTTTGGATAGTATTACCCATTACATGAAGATGTTGAATACCGGTTCTTTAGGAATTGACCCAAAAACCGGTGCCGTAAAAACATGGATAGGAGGAGTCGATTTTGAACACTTTAAATACGATCACGTTGCTCAGAGCAAACGCCAAGTGGGTTCTACCTTTAAACCTATAGTCTATACTACAGCCCTAGAAACAGGTACTTTGCCGTGTACCTATTTTTCTGCGGAAGAAGTGGAATATGAAAATTTAAAAGGATGGACACCTAGTAACTCTGGTAAAAAAGATGAAACGTACCTCAACTATTCTATGGAAGAGGCATTAAGTCATTCCGTAAATACGGTAGCGGTAAAAGTTCTGGAAAAAGCAGGAATTCAAAATGTCATAACCATGGCAAAGAACATGGGCATATTTTCCAAACTACCAGAGCAACCCTCTTTAGCCTTGGGTACAGGTGAAATTTACTTAAATGAGCTAGCGGGTGCCTATGCCGGTTATGTAAATAACGGTAAAGCAGTTTTACCCTACCTCATCGAAAAAATAACAGATAGAAAAGACTCCGTTTTAACCAAATTTGAACCAAAAAGAGCCAAAACCACCGCTTTTTCTGAAGAAACAAGGCAAATTATGGTAGAAATGATGAAAGGTACTATTAACAGAGGTACCGCTTCTAGAATACGAACCTCCTACAAATTGAATAATGACATTGCCGGAAAAACAGGAACTACACAGAATAACAAAGATGCTTGGTTCGTAGCTATCATGCCAAAACTGGTTCACGTTACATGGGTGGGATTGGATAATCATGAAATCGGATTTAGAAGTACTAGTTTGGGACAAGGGGCAAATGCTGCCCTTCCTATTTTTGCCAAGTGGATGCAAGAAATGAATAAACACCCGTCATATAATGAAATTACCAAAGCACAGTTCACGCCACCAAATCCCGCAACTTTGGAAATGTTGGATTGCGAGCCTGTAAAACGTGACGGCTTCTTTAAACGTTTGTTTAAAAATCCCGAAAAAAAGAAAACCAAGGAATTTAGAAAGAGAAACTAG
- a CDS encoding Cof-type HAD-IIB family hydrolase has product MNYKILCSDLDGTLLTSKSDVSEHTISEIKRIKSQVKIILVSARMPSAMTYIQKDLEVEDQPIICYNGALVLNGNQELSSVHIHTEHLQQIYELAEANNTQLGLYYNNEWYVESDSERVQKEIKYTKSSPVFRPTPETLSDWSAREIGAHKIMLMSTKDDADALYPILEKKLGEYLNLYRSNDTLIEIAPKSVSKLSAIESLLQEGESLEHVISFGDNYNDIDMLQNSGCGVAVGNAREEVKAVANAVTLPNTENGVAHYIKKHLVI; this is encoded by the coding sequence TTGAATTATAAAATACTCTGCTCAGACCTAGATGGAACGCTATTAACCTCCAAAAGTGATGTTTCTGAACATACTATATCCGAAATTAAACGCATAAAATCTCAAGTGAAAATCATTCTGGTATCTGCCCGTATGCCAAGTGCTATGACATATATTCAAAAAGACCTTGAGGTTGAAGACCAACCTATTATTTGTTATAATGGGGCATTGGTTCTCAATGGCAACCAAGAACTCTCTTCTGTGCATATTCATACAGAACACCTGCAACAAATCTATGAATTGGCAGAAGCTAATAACACCCAACTTGGTTTATACTATAACAATGAATGGTATGTAGAATCGGACTCTGAACGTGTTCAAAAAGAAATTAAGTACACAAAATCTTCTCCCGTTTTTAGGCCAACTCCAGAAACACTTTCAGATTGGTCTGCCCGTGAAATTGGGGCTCACAAAATAATGCTCATGAGCACTAAAGATGATGCAGATGCCCTTTATCCTATTCTTGAAAAAAAATTAGGTGAGTATCTTAATCTATATCGTTCTAATGATACTTTAATAGAAATCGCTCCTAAATCGGTTTCAAAATTATCGGCTATTGAATCGTTATTACAAGAAGGTGAATCGCTTGAGCATGTTATCTCTTTCGGCGATAATTATAATGATATTGATATGCTACAAAATAGTGGTTGTGGTGTAGCCGTAGGCAATGCTAGAGAAGAAGTTAAGGCCGTTGCTAATGCGGTAACCCTGCCCAACACTGAGAATGGCGTGGCACACTATATTAAAAAGCATCTGGTAATTTGA
- a CDS encoding protein adenylyltransferase SelO, with protein sequence MKFNIQETFNKELPADPILENSRRQVEKACFSYAAPKQTPNPSMIHISPEMAKELGLSEEDVQSEEFLKIFTGNQVLEGTTPYAMCYGGHQFGNWAGQLGDGRAINLTEIEHNGKHWALQLKGAGETPYSRTADGLAVLRSSIREYLCSEAMFHLGVPTTRALSLALSGDQVLRDVLYNGNPAYEKGAIVCRVAPSFLRFGNYQIFAAREDIKTMRTLVDYTINHFFPELGEPSKETYVQFFQAVADATLEMLVHWQRVGFVHGVMNTDNLSILGLTIDYGPYGWLEGYNHGWTPNTTDRQHSRYRYGNQPNIGLWNLYQLANALYPLIGEAEPLENVLEGFKTEFEEKYQEMMKSKIGLFSEDVNDQKLLDDLEENLQLTETDMTLFFRNLAEFKKEVENADSYINVVEDAFYIPEEVKGEVLDKWLLWFNTYQTRLDKESLTDAERKEKMNAVNPKYVLRNYMAQLAIDAADEGDYTLIDELFNLLKKPYDEQPQHQKWFAKRPDWARNKVGCSMLSCSS encoded by the coding sequence ATGAAATTCAATATACAAGAGACTTTTAATAAAGAATTACCAGCGGACCCAATTTTGGAGAATAGTAGAAGGCAGGTAGAAAAAGCTTGTTTTTCCTATGCCGCACCAAAGCAGACCCCCAACCCTAGTATGATTCATATATCTCCGGAAATGGCAAAAGAATTAGGCCTTTCCGAAGAGGACGTTCAGAGCGAGGAATTTCTAAAAATCTTTACAGGTAATCAGGTGTTAGAAGGAACCACTCCTTATGCCATGTGCTATGGTGGACACCAATTTGGTAATTGGGCTGGGCAATTGGGAGATGGCAGGGCCATTAACCTTACAGAAATAGAACATAACGGAAAACACTGGGCTCTACAATTAAAAGGCGCCGGTGAAACGCCGTACTCTAGAACAGCGGATGGACTTGCGGTTTTGCGTTCATCCATTCGGGAATATTTGTGTAGTGAGGCTATGTTTCATTTGGGTGTTCCCACAACACGAGCCTTGTCCTTGGCATTATCTGGAGACCAAGTACTACGCGATGTACTTTATAATGGTAATCCTGCTTATGAGAAAGGTGCTATTGTTTGTCGCGTTGCGCCCTCTTTTCTCCGTTTTGGGAATTATCAAATTTTTGCTGCGCGGGAAGACATTAAAACTATGCGAACGCTGGTAGATTATACAATCAACCATTTTTTTCCGGAGCTGGGCGAACCATCTAAAGAAACGTATGTTCAGTTTTTTCAGGCTGTGGCAGATGCTACTTTAGAAATGTTGGTGCATTGGCAACGGGTAGGTTTTGTACACGGGGTAATGAATACGGATAATTTATCCATTCTTGGTTTGACCATAGACTATGGCCCTTACGGTTGGCTAGAGGGGTATAACCATGGATGGACGCCAAATACAACGGACCGGCAACACAGCAGATACAGGTATGGGAATCAACCTAATATTGGGCTGTGGAACCTGTACCAATTGGCAAATGCGCTGTACCCTTTAATTGGAGAGGCAGAACCATTAGAAAATGTTTTAGAAGGTTTCAAAACGGAATTTGAGGAGAAGTACCAGGAGATGATGAAATCTAAAATCGGACTATTTTCTGAGGATGTCAATGACCAAAAGTTGTTAGATGACTTAGAAGAAAATTTACAACTAACCGAAACCGATATGACACTATTCTTTAGAAATCTAGCCGAGTTTAAAAAAGAAGTTGAGAATGCGGACTCCTATATAAACGTGGTTGAAGATGCGTTCTATATTCCTGAGGAGGTGAAAGGTGAAGTATTGGATAAATGGTTGCTTTGGTTTAATACCTATCAAACTCGTTTGGATAAAGAAAGTCTCACTGATGCTGAACGAAAGGAAAAAATGAATGCCGTAAACCCAAAATACGTATTGCGTAACTATATGGCGCAATTGGCGATTGATGCTGCAGATGAAGGGGATTATACTCTAATTGATGAATTATTCAATCTTTTGAAAAAGCCCTATGACGAACAACCCCAACATCAGAAGTGGTTTGCCAAACGACCAGATTGGGCCAGAAACAAAGTAGGATGTTCTATGTTGTCCTGCAGCTCGTAA
- a CDS encoding DUF4369 domain-containing protein — MKNIILLSAVSLLLFSCGGNTKNTMTVTGNVKGLKKGTLYLQHVPDSVLTTIDSLQIEGDGNFSFTTELESPEIFYLYLNKKDANDVNDRITFFGEPGTVTINTSWNTFDTNAKITGSESQERLEEYRKTMSRFNMKTLEIVQTANDPNNVLDSLQLDSVQRLSDRNMQRGYAFSLNYALNHKNSYIAPYIALNEVPDANVKYLDSIYNVLSPEVSESKYGKQLKTYLESIKK; from the coding sequence ATGAAAAACATAATTCTTTTAAGTGCTGTTTCTCTTCTGTTGTTTTCTTGTGGAGGAAACACCAAAAATACGATGACGGTTACCGGAAATGTAAAGGGACTCAAGAAAGGCACTCTTTACCTTCAACACGTACCTGATTCCGTTTTAACCACTATAGATTCTTTGCAAATAGAAGGCGATGGTAATTTTAGCTTTACTACAGAACTTGAAAGTCCAGAGATTTTCTACCTCTACTTAAATAAAAAAGATGCTAACGATGTAAACGATCGTATTACCTTTTTTGGTGAGCCCGGTACTGTGACCATCAATACATCTTGGAATACGTTTGATACGAATGCTAAAATAACAGGTTCTGAAAGTCAGGAAAGACTAGAGGAATATAGAAAAACAATGTCTCGGTTTAATATGAAAACCTTAGAAATTGTTCAAACGGCAAATGACCCAAATAACGTTCTGGATTCGTTACAATTAGATTCTGTTCAAAGGTTGAGTGATCGTAATATGCAAAGAGGTTATGCCTTTTCTTTAAACTACGCATTAAACCACAAGAACTCATATATAGCGCCTTATATAGCACTTAATGAAGTACCCGATGCAAATGTAAAATATCTGGATTCCATTTACAACGTACTCTCGCCAGAGGTATCCGAATCTAAATACGGAAAGCAACTAAAAACGTATTTAGAGAGTATTAAAAAGTAA